The region CTGAGCTGCTGCTGCGTGCCGCCCACCCGGCTGCCGCCCAGCCCGACACCGCCCAGCCCGACACCGCCCAGCCCGACACCGCCGAGCCGCGCACCCCGCCCGGGGTCCTCCATCGCCGTCCTCCGACTCGCTCCGGAACACCACCGTAGTCGGCGGGTCCGGGGGGCGAGGGCCTATCGGGGCCCGTAGACCACCAGCGTGTTGCCCCACGGGTCCTTCGCGACCGCGCGGACCTCGTGCGGGCCCTGCTCGGCGTCCCGCAGGACGCTGCCGCCGGCGTCGATCAGCGCGGTGAGGGCGGCCTGCACGTCCGGCACCTTGAACGACGCCGCCGCGACCCCGCCGGTGACGTCCTCCTCCGGCCCGGCGAGCGCGAGCGCCGTGCCGCCCGCGTCGAGCTGGGCGTAGCGGTCGCCGTCGACGAACCGGGCGCCGAGCCCGAACGTCTCCCCGTAGAAGCGTACGGCCGCGGCGACGTCCGCCACGGGGTGCAGCACGTTGCCGATCTTCACGGGAGCCGGTTCGTCGGGCACAAGGACCTCCTGGATGCGGTGATCGTCTCCGCCGCAGCTTAGGCGTCCCTCGACCTGCGCCGGTGTCGCGAATGCGGACGGAGCGGGCCGGGCACGCCGTTGACGTGATCTGGGTCACTCAGTAGCGTCCGCCGACGGTCGACCCGAACGAGTGATCCTCTCCCAGCGCCACGATACGGAGCCCTCTCCATGAGCGGATACGACCCCAGGACGGCCACCGGCATCCCGACCGAGCCGGTGGGGTCGCTG is a window of Pseudonocardia sp. T1-2H DNA encoding:
- a CDS encoding VOC family protein, giving the protein MPDEPAPVKIGNVLHPVADVAAAVRFYGETFGLGARFVDGDRYAQLDAGGTALALAGPEEDVTGGVAAASFKVPDVQAALTALIDAGGSVLRDAEQGPHEVRAVAKDPWGNTLVVYGPR